In the Manis javanica isolate MJ-LG chromosome 14, MJ_LKY, whole genome shotgun sequence genome, one interval contains:
- the EFNA3 gene encoding ephrin-A3 isoform X4, which translates to MAAAPLLLLLLLVPVPLLPLLAQGPGGALGNRHAVYWNSSNQHLRREGYTVQVNVNDYLDIYCPHYNSSGVGPGAGPGPGGGAEQYVLYMVSRAGYRTCNASQGFKRWECNRPHAPHSPIKFSEKFQRYSAFSLGYEFHAGHEYYYISTPTHNLHWKCLRMKVFVCCASKDFEGENPQVPKLEKSISGTSPKREHLPLAVGIAFFLMTLLAS; encoded by the exons ATGGCGGCGGCtccgctgctgctgctgctgctgctcgtGCCCGTGCCGCTGCTGCCGCTGCTGGCCCAGGGGCCCGGCGGGGCGCTGGGGAACCGGCACGCGGTgtactggaacagctccaaccagcA CCTGCGGCGAGAGGGCTACACTGTGCAGGTGAATGTGAACGATTATCTGGATATTTACTGTCCGCACTACAACAGCTCCGGGGTGGGCCCCGGGGCGGGGCCAGGGCCCGGAGGCGGGGCGGAGCAGTACGTGCTGTATATGGTGAGCCGCGCGGGCTACCGCACCTGCAACGCCAGCCAAGGCTTCAAGCGCTGGGAGTGCAACCGACCGCACGCCCCCCACAGCCCCATCAAGTTCTCGGAGAAGTTCCAGCGCTACAGCGCCTTCTCGCTGGGCTACGAGTTCCACGCCGGCCACGAGTACTACTACATCT CCACGCCCACCCACAACCTGCACTGGAAGTGTCTGAGGATGAAGGTGTTCGTCTGCTGCGCCTCCA AAGACTTTGAGGGAGAGAACCCCCAGGTGCCCAAGCTTGAGAAGAGCATCAGCGGGACCAGCCCCAAGCGGGAACACCTGCCCCTGGCGGTGGGCATCGCCTTCTTCCTTATGACACTCTTGGCCTCCTAG
- the EFNA3 gene encoding ephrin-A3 isoform X2, whose translation MAAAPLLLLLLLVPVPLLPLLAQGPGGALGNRHAVYWNSSNQHLRREGYTVQVNVNDYLDIYCPHYNSSGVGPGAGPGPGGGAEQYVLYMVSRAGYRTCNASQGFKRWECNRPHAPHSPIKFSEKFQRYSAFSLGYEFHAGHEYYYISTPTHNLHWKCLRMKVFVCCASTSHSGEKPVPTLPQFTMGPNVKINVLEDFEGENPQVPKLEKSISGTSPKREHLPLAVGIAFFLMTLLAS comes from the exons ATGGCGGCGGCtccgctgctgctgctgctgctgctcgtGCCCGTGCCGCTGCTGCCGCTGCTGGCCCAGGGGCCCGGCGGGGCGCTGGGGAACCGGCACGCGGTgtactggaacagctccaaccagcA CCTGCGGCGAGAGGGCTACACTGTGCAGGTGAATGTGAACGATTATCTGGATATTTACTGTCCGCACTACAACAGCTCCGGGGTGGGCCCCGGGGCGGGGCCAGGGCCCGGAGGCGGGGCGGAGCAGTACGTGCTGTATATGGTGAGCCGCGCGGGCTACCGCACCTGCAACGCCAGCCAAGGCTTCAAGCGCTGGGAGTGCAACCGACCGCACGCCCCCCACAGCCCCATCAAGTTCTCGGAGAAGTTCCAGCGCTACAGCGCCTTCTCGCTGGGCTACGAGTTCCACGCCGGCCACGAGTACTACTACATCT CCACGCCCACCCACAACCTGCACTGGAAGTGTCTGAGGATGAAGGTGTTCGTCTGCTGCGCCTCCA CATCGCATTCCGGGGAGAAGCCGGTCCCCACTCTCCCCCAGTTCACCATGGGCCCCAATGTGAAGATCAACGTGCTGG AAGACTTTGAGGGAGAGAACCCCCAGGTGCCCAAGCTTGAGAAGAGCATCAGCGGGACCAGCCCCAAGCGGGAACACCTGCCCCTGGCGGTGGGCATCGCCTTCTTCCTTATGACACTCTTGGCCTCCTAG
- the EFNA3 gene encoding ephrin-A3 isoform X3 has protein sequence MTDSIKAPKPGRYLRSPRSCGWGFLAPGPSAPCPPDTNWAQPFHKPVFLPHAQLGGHFRASSCHPAQGLRREGYTVQVNVNDYLDIYCPHYNSSGVGPGAGPGPGGGAEQYVLYMVSRAGYRTCNASQGFKRWECNRPHAPHSPIKFSEKFQRYSAFSLGYEFHAGHEYYYISTPTHNLHWKCLRMKVFVCCASKDFEGENPQVPKLEKSISGTSPKREHLPLAVGIAFFLMTLLAS, from the exons ATGACAGATTCAATTAAAGCGCCCAAGCCCGGCAGATACCTCAGGTCTCCCAGGAGTTGTGGCTGGGGATTCCTGGCACCAGGCccttctgccccctgcccaccagaTACCAACTGGGCACAGCCATTCCACAAGCCGGTCTTTCTCCCACATGCCCAGCTTGGGGGGCATTTCAGGGCCTCTTCCTGCCACCCAGCCCAGGG CCTGCGGCGAGAGGGCTACACTGTGCAGGTGAATGTGAACGATTATCTGGATATTTACTGTCCGCACTACAACAGCTCCGGGGTGGGCCCCGGGGCGGGGCCAGGGCCCGGAGGCGGGGCGGAGCAGTACGTGCTGTATATGGTGAGCCGCGCGGGCTACCGCACCTGCAACGCCAGCCAAGGCTTCAAGCGCTGGGAGTGCAACCGACCGCACGCCCCCCACAGCCCCATCAAGTTCTCGGAGAAGTTCCAGCGCTACAGCGCCTTCTCGCTGGGCTACGAGTTCCACGCCGGCCACGAGTACTACTACATCT CCACGCCCACCCACAACCTGCACTGGAAGTGTCTGAGGATGAAGGTGTTCGTCTGCTGCGCCTCCA AAGACTTTGAGGGAGAGAACCCCCAGGTGCCCAAGCTTGAGAAGAGCATCAGCGGGACCAGCCCCAAGCGGGAACACCTGCCCCTGGCGGTGGGCATCGCCTTCTTCCTTATGACACTCTTGGCCTCCTAG
- the EFNA3 gene encoding ephrin-A3 isoform X1, producing MTDSIKAPKPGRYLRSPRSCGWGFLAPGPSAPCPPDTNWAQPFHKPVFLPHAQLGGHFRASSCHPAQGLRREGYTVQVNVNDYLDIYCPHYNSSGVGPGAGPGPGGGAEQYVLYMVSRAGYRTCNASQGFKRWECNRPHAPHSPIKFSEKFQRYSAFSLGYEFHAGHEYYYISTPTHNLHWKCLRMKVFVCCASTSHSGEKPVPTLPQFTMGPNVKINVLEDFEGENPQVPKLEKSISGTSPKREHLPLAVGIAFFLMTLLAS from the exons ATGACAGATTCAATTAAAGCGCCCAAGCCCGGCAGATACCTCAGGTCTCCCAGGAGTTGTGGCTGGGGATTCCTGGCACCAGGCccttctgccccctgcccaccagaTACCAACTGGGCACAGCCATTCCACAAGCCGGTCTTTCTCCCACATGCCCAGCTTGGGGGGCATTTCAGGGCCTCTTCCTGCCACCCAGCCCAGGG CCTGCGGCGAGAGGGCTACACTGTGCAGGTGAATGTGAACGATTATCTGGATATTTACTGTCCGCACTACAACAGCTCCGGGGTGGGCCCCGGGGCGGGGCCAGGGCCCGGAGGCGGGGCGGAGCAGTACGTGCTGTATATGGTGAGCCGCGCGGGCTACCGCACCTGCAACGCCAGCCAAGGCTTCAAGCGCTGGGAGTGCAACCGACCGCACGCCCCCCACAGCCCCATCAAGTTCTCGGAGAAGTTCCAGCGCTACAGCGCCTTCTCGCTGGGCTACGAGTTCCACGCCGGCCACGAGTACTACTACATCT CCACGCCCACCCACAACCTGCACTGGAAGTGTCTGAGGATGAAGGTGTTCGTCTGCTGCGCCTCCA CATCGCATTCCGGGGAGAAGCCGGTCCCCACTCTCCCCCAGTTCACCATGGGCCCCAATGTGAAGATCAACGTGCTGG AAGACTTTGAGGGAGAGAACCCCCAGGTGCCCAAGCTTGAGAAGAGCATCAGCGGGACCAGCCCCAAGCGGGAACACCTGCCCCTGGCGGTGGGCATCGCCTTCTTCCTTATGACACTCTTGGCCTCCTAG
- the EFNA4 gene encoding LOW QUALITY PROTEIN: ephrin-A4 (The sequence of the model RefSeq protein was modified relative to this genomic sequence to represent the inferred CDS: deleted 1 base in 1 codon) produces MRPSSRPFTKRSRLGWSWANRARATAHRGLTRVGSEWRGRDVPPLVKSYPGRGLRIAAPHPHPSTSPPPTSTLYLSRGDWEAGRTGRTRPDRTPGAMRLLPLLRTVLWAALLGSPLRGGSGLGHAVYWNSSNPRLLQGDAVVELGLNDYLDIFCPHYEGPGPPEGPETFALYMVEWPGYEACQAEGPGAFKRWECSLPFAPFGPVRFSEKIQRFTPFSLGFEFLPGETYYYISVPTPESSGQCLRLQVSVCCKESKSESAHPVGSPGESGTSGWRGGGAPRPLCLLLLLLLPILRFLRVL; encoded by the exons ATGCGTCCTTCCTCCCGCCCCTTCACGAAGCGATCCAGGCTCGGTTGGAGTTGGGCTAACCGGGCGCGCGCTACCGCGCACAGAGGGTTAACAAGAGTTGGCTCGGAGTGGAGAGGCCGAGATGTGCCCCCATTGGTGAAAAGTTACCCAGGGCGTGGCCTGAGGATCgccgcaccccacccccatccctcaaCTTCCCCCCCACCAACCTCCACTTTGTACCTTTCTCGCGGCGACTGGGAAGCGGGCCGGACCGGCCGGACCAGACCAGACCGGACCCCGGGGGCGATGCGGCTGCTGCCCCTGCTGCGGACTGTCCTCTGGGCCGCGCTCCTCGGCTCCCCTCTGCGGGGGGGCTCCGGCCTCGGCCACGCCGTCTACTGGAACTCCAGTAACCCCAG GCTGCTTCAGGGAGACGCCGTGGTGGAGCTGGGCCTCAACGATTACCTAGACATCTTCTGCCCACACTATGAAGGCCCGGGGCCCCCGGAGGGCCCCGAGACATTTGCTTTATACATGGTGGAGTGGCCAGGCTATGAGGCCTGCCAGGCTGAGGGGCCGGGTGCCTTCAAGCGCTGGGAGTGCTCCCTCCCCTTTGCTCCCTTTGGCCCTGTTCGGTTCTCAGAGAAGATTCAGCGCTTCACACCCTTCTCCCTTGGCTTCGAGTTCTTGCCTGGAGAGACCTACTACTACATCT CGGTGCCAACTCCGGAGAGTTCTGGCCAGTGCTTGAGGCTCCAGGTGTCTGTCTGCTGCAAAGAGAGCA AGTCGGAGTCAGCCCATCCAGTTGGGAGCCCTGGAGAGAGTGGCACATCGGGATGGCGA GGGGGGGGTGCTCCCCGCCCCCTCTGTctcttgctgctgctgctgctcccaATTCTGCGGTTCCTGCGAGTTCTCTGA